A window of Corallococcus macrosporus DSM 14697 contains these coding sequences:
- a CDS encoding response regulator: MPHVLIVDDERDLAELIDFNLRGSGLTTHVAHTGDAALAAAREQNPDLVLLDLMLPDMSGIDVCRQLRASPQSRGVLIVMLTAKGEESDRIRGFEVGADDYVVKPFSVRELVLRLKAILRRGAPATGNAAPLTLGPLRLDVASHRFFVDEREVALTALEFRLLEHLLARLGRVQTREQLLEEVWGLSSSLETRTIDTHVMRLRDKLGPARALLETVRGVGYRMLDPAAG, encoded by the coding sequence ATGCCCCATGTCCTCATCGTCGACGACGAACGCGACCTCGCGGAGCTCATTGATTTCAACCTGCGGGGCTCCGGCCTCACCACCCACGTGGCCCACACCGGTGACGCCGCGCTGGCGGCCGCGCGGGAGCAGAACCCCGACCTCGTGCTGCTGGATTTGATGTTGCCGGACATGTCCGGCATCGACGTCTGCAGGCAGCTCCGGGCAAGCCCCCAGTCGCGGGGCGTGCTCATCGTCATGCTCACCGCCAAGGGCGAGGAGTCCGACCGCATCCGCGGCTTTGAGGTCGGCGCGGACGACTACGTCGTGAAGCCCTTCAGCGTGCGCGAGCTGGTGCTGCGCCTGAAGGCCATCCTCCGCCGGGGCGCGCCCGCCACCGGGAACGCGGCGCCGCTGACGCTGGGGCCCCTGCGGCTGGACGTGGCGTCCCACCGCTTCTTCGTGGACGAGCGCGAGGTGGCGCTCACCGCGCTGGAGTTCCGGCTCCTGGAGCACCTGCTCGCCCGCCTGGGCCGGGTGCAGACACGGGAACAGCTCCTGGAGGAGGTCTGGGGCCTGTCGTCGTCCCTGGAGACGCGCACCATCGACACCCACGTCATGCGCCTGCGCGACAAGCTGGGCCCCGCGCGCGCCCTGCTGGAGACGGTCCGCGGTGTCGGCTACCGGATGTTGGACCCGGCGGCCGGCTGA
- a CDS encoding phosphate ABC transporter substrate-binding protein produces MPSLLKPLLAVFLLALPAAARAGTVTIKGSDTMVILGQRWAEAFMKKNPAIKVQVTGGGSGVGLAALQNGTTDIAMSSREMKKAEADKLKARYKAPPAQRSVAKDGVTFYVHQGNPVGALTTEQLMKIYVGDISNWKQVGGADAPIVAYSRENSSGTYVFVKDMVLDGEDFAPAIQTLPGTAAVVNAVSKEKNSLGYGGAAYAEGVKELKVKKGNEDIAPSADNIKSGKYPLARDLFFYLRAEPTGDLKTFIDFALSPEGQAIVTQVGYFPVK; encoded by the coding sequence ATGCCCTCGCTCCTCAAGCCCCTGCTCGCGGTGTTCCTCCTGGCCCTCCCCGCCGCTGCCCGCGCGGGCACCGTCACCATCAAGGGCTCCGACACCATGGTCATCCTCGGCCAGCGCTGGGCCGAGGCGTTCATGAAGAAGAACCCCGCCATCAAGGTGCAGGTCACCGGCGGCGGCTCCGGCGTGGGCCTGGCGGCCCTGCAGAACGGCACCACGGACATCGCCATGTCCAGCCGGGAGATGAAGAAGGCCGAGGCCGACAAGCTGAAGGCCCGCTACAAGGCGCCGCCCGCGCAGCGCTCGGTGGCCAAGGACGGCGTCACCTTCTACGTCCACCAGGGCAACCCCGTGGGCGCGCTCACCACCGAGCAGCTCATGAAAATCTACGTGGGTGACATCTCCAACTGGAAGCAGGTGGGCGGCGCGGACGCGCCCATCGTCGCCTACTCCCGGGAGAACTCCTCCGGCACCTACGTCTTCGTGAAGGACATGGTGCTGGACGGCGAGGACTTCGCGCCCGCCATCCAGACGCTGCCCGGCACCGCCGCGGTGGTGAACGCCGTCTCCAAGGAGAAGAACAGCCTGGGCTACGGCGGCGCCGCCTACGCCGAGGGCGTCAAGGAGCTGAAGGTCAAGAAGGGCAACGAGGACATCGCCCCCAGCGCGGACAACATCAAGAGCGGCAAGTACCCGCTGGCGCGCGACCTCTTCTTCTACCTGCGCGCCGAGCCCACCGGCGACCTCAAGACCTTCATCGACTTCGCGCTGTCCCCGGAAGGTCAGGCCATCGTCACCCAGGTCGGCTACTTCCCCGTGAAGTAG
- the pstC gene encoding phosphate ABC transporter permease subunit PstC: MEQGLTRAVAAPRLSAAARRRQLREKAVAGFITLMAFTGIAALVLIIVFVAKEALTLFTDADARHEASLSKMFLAQEGRYPFRWQPVSDTPKVSMIPLFVGTLKITLVSMLVAVPMGVFSALFVAEFAPRRLRELLKPVIELLAGIPSVVLGFFALMVLSPMVKDLFHLDRPLNGTLAGLALALAIVPVIFTVSEDALTAVPRSYREASLALGATLWETAWKVVLPAAAPGILAACVLGFGRAIGETMIVLMASGNADIVSWNLGDSARSLSATIAAEMGEVVVGSPHYALLFFIGVELFIFTFVLNMAASAWTKKVLQRLTGSAS, encoded by the coding sequence ATGGAGCAAGGTCTCACGCGAGCCGTGGCCGCGCCGCGCCTGTCCGCGGCCGCGCGGCGGCGTCAGCTTCGGGAGAAGGCCGTGGCGGGCTTCATCACGCTGATGGCGTTCACCGGCATCGCGGCGCTCGTCCTCATCATCGTCTTCGTGGCCAAGGAGGCGCTGACGCTCTTCACGGACGCGGACGCCCGCCACGAGGCGAGCCTCTCCAAGATGTTCCTGGCGCAGGAGGGCCGCTACCCGTTCCGGTGGCAGCCCGTGTCGGACACGCCCAAGGTCAGCATGATTCCGCTGTTCGTGGGCACGCTGAAAATCACCCTGGTCTCCATGCTGGTGGCGGTGCCCATGGGCGTCTTCAGCGCGCTCTTCGTCGCGGAGTTCGCCCCGCGGCGCCTGCGCGAGCTGCTCAAGCCCGTCATCGAGCTGCTCGCCGGCATCCCCTCCGTGGTGCTGGGCTTCTTCGCGCTGATGGTGCTGTCCCCCATGGTGAAGGACCTGTTCCACCTGGACCGGCCGCTCAACGGCACGCTGGCGGGCCTGGCGCTGGCGCTGGCCATCGTCCCCGTCATCTTCACCGTGTCCGAGGACGCGCTCACCGCGGTGCCCCGCAGCTACCGCGAGGCCTCGCTGGCGCTGGGCGCCACGCTCTGGGAGACGGCGTGGAAGGTGGTGCTGCCCGCGGCGGCCCCCGGCATCCTCGCCGCGTGCGTGCTGGGCTTCGGCCGGGCCATTGGCGAGACAATGATCGTCCTCATGGCCTCGGGCAACGCGGACATCGTGTCCTGGAACCTGGGGGACTCGGCGCGCTCGCTGTCGGCCACCATCGCCGCGGAGATGGGTGAAGTCGTGGTGGGCAGCCCGCACTACGCCCTGCTCTTCTTCATTGGCGTGGAGCTGTTCATCTTCACCTTCGTCCTCAACATGGCCGCCTCCGCCTGGACGAAGAAGGTCCTCCAGCGGCTGACCGGGAGCGCCTCGTGA
- the pstA gene encoding phosphate ABC transporter permease PstA: MKYTTRRAVGLGLTGLTALAAFAIVGMLALILLDVANHGARHLSWAFLTEPPSDGMMGGGIFPAIFGTAALTLLMTVAVMPVGVFTAVYLHEYAPPDSRFARWVRVAVVNLAGVPSIVFGLFGLGFFILFVGGNLDRLLGYEQMHWAQPGILWAALTLAVLTLPVVIVSTEEALRAVPLEQRTASLALGATQSQTLARVVLPGALPGILTGAVLAISRGAGEVAPILFTGAAYFLPDLPTALDSQFMHLGYHTYVMATQSPNVTEASGPLYATVLVLLALTFALNLVAVIIRTRTRRKAASAH, from the coding sequence GTGAAGTACACCACGCGCCGGGCGGTGGGGCTGGGCCTCACCGGACTGACGGCCCTCGCGGCCTTCGCCATCGTGGGCATGCTGGCCCTCATCCTGCTGGACGTCGCCAACCACGGGGCCCGCCACCTCTCCTGGGCCTTCCTCACCGAGCCGCCCAGCGACGGCATGATGGGCGGCGGCATCTTCCCCGCCATCTTCGGCACCGCCGCGCTCACCCTGCTGATGACGGTGGCGGTGATGCCGGTGGGGGTGTTCACCGCCGTGTACCTCCACGAGTACGCGCCGCCGGACTCGCGCTTCGCCCGCTGGGTGCGCGTGGCGGTGGTCAACCTCGCGGGCGTGCCGTCCATCGTCTTCGGCCTGTTCGGCCTGGGCTTCTTCATCCTCTTCGTCGGCGGCAACCTGGACCGGCTGCTGGGCTACGAGCAGATGCACTGGGCCCAGCCGGGCATCCTCTGGGCGGCACTGACGCTGGCGGTGCTGACGCTGCCGGTGGTCATCGTGTCCACGGAGGAGGCCCTGCGCGCGGTGCCGCTGGAGCAGCGTACCGCCAGCCTGGCGCTGGGGGCCACCCAGTCGCAGACGCTGGCGCGGGTGGTGCTGCCCGGCGCCCTGCCCGGCATCCTCACCGGCGCGGTGCTGGCCATCTCCCGCGGCGCGGGCGAGGTGGCGCCCATCCTCTTCACCGGCGCGGCCTACTTCCTGCCGGACCTGCCCACGGCGCTGGACTCCCAGTTCATGCACCTGGGCTACCACACGTATGTCATGGCCACCCAGTCACCCAACGTGACGGAGGCCAGCGGTCCGCTGTATGCGACGGTGCTGGTGCTGCTGGCGCTCACCTTCGCCCTCAACCTCGTCGCGGTCATCATCCGGACGCGCACGCGCCGCAAGGCCGCCAGCGCCCACTGA
- the pstB gene encoding phosphate ABC transporter ATP-binding protein PstB — protein sequence MEARELTLRYGPKTAIHKVSLAIQDRRVTALIGPSGCGKSTFLRSLNRMNDLISGTTHAGTILLDGADIHDRGVDVVDLRRRVGMVFQKSNPFPKSIFENVAYGLRVGGMKDKAELAARVEKSLRGAALWDEVKDRLDESALGLSGGQQQRLCIARAMAVEPEVLLMDEPASALDPIATAKIEELIHELKATYTIAIVTHNMQQAARVSDRTAFFYMGELVECGPTEQIFTNPREKRTEDYVTGKFG from the coding sequence ATGGAAGCGCGGGAGCTCACCCTGCGCTACGGCCCCAAGACGGCCATCCACAAGGTCTCCCTGGCCATCCAGGATCGGCGGGTGACGGCGCTCATCGGCCCCTCCGGCTGCGGCAAGTCCACCTTCCTGCGCTCGCTCAACCGGATGAACGACCTCATCTCCGGCACGACGCACGCGGGCACCATCCTGCTGGACGGCGCGGACATCCATGACCGCGGCGTGGACGTGGTGGACCTGCGCCGCCGCGTGGGCATGGTCTTCCAGAAGTCCAACCCCTTCCCCAAGAGCATCTTCGAGAACGTCGCCTACGGCCTGCGCGTGGGCGGGATGAAGGACAAGGCGGAGCTGGCCGCGCGCGTGGAGAAGTCCCTGCGCGGCGCCGCGCTCTGGGACGAGGTGAAGGACCGGCTGGACGAGAGCGCCCTGGGCCTGTCCGGAGGACAGCAGCAGCGGCTGTGCATCGCCCGCGCGATGGCGGTGGAGCCGGAGGTGCTGCTGATGGACGAGCCCGCCAGCGCGTTGGACCCCATCGCCACGGCGAAGATCGAGGAGCTCATCCACGAGCTCAAGGCGACGTACACCATCGCCATCGTCACCCACAACATGCAGCAGGCCGCGCGCGTCAGCGACCGCACCGCTTTCTTCTACATGGGCGAGCTGGTGGAATGCGGCCCCACCGAGCAGATCTTCACCAACCCGCGCGAGAAGCGCACCGAGGACTACGTCACCGGCAAGTTCGGGTGA
- the phoU gene encoding phosphate signaling complex protein PhoU, whose amino-acid sequence MPSMHTDKAFEADLRDLREKLLAMGAKVETLIVQSMKALTDRDSALAEKVVAADKDVNRLEVDIDELCRKILALRQPAASDLRLITTALKIVTDLERIGDLAVNIAERSMDLNQVAPLAPYVDTPRLAELAQRQVRMSLDAFVSGDVAKAEEVLRGDDLLDALFLKIFNELLAYMMEDSRNIRRATALMFIAKHLERIGDHALNVAEMVVYMVRGKDIRHPRSRNLAE is encoded by the coding sequence ATGCCGTCGATGCACACGGACAAGGCCTTCGAGGCGGACCTGAGGGATTTGCGGGAGAAGCTGCTCGCGATGGGCGCCAAGGTGGAGACCCTCATCGTCCAGAGCATGAAGGCGCTCACCGACCGCGACAGCGCCCTGGCCGAGAAGGTCGTCGCCGCCGACAAGGACGTCAACCGCCTGGAGGTGGACATCGACGAGCTGTGCCGGAAGATCCTGGCGCTGCGTCAGCCCGCCGCCAGTGACTTGCGCCTCATCACCACGGCGTTGAAGATCGTCACCGACCTGGAGCGCATCGGCGACCTGGCGGTGAACATCGCCGAGCGCTCCATGGACCTGAACCAGGTCGCCCCGCTGGCGCCCTACGTGGACACGCCCCGGCTGGCGGAGCTGGCCCAGCGGCAGGTCCGCATGTCCCTGGACGCCTTCGTCTCCGGTGACGTCGCCAAGGCGGAGGAGGTGCTCCGGGGGGACGATCTGCTGGATGCCCTCTTCCTCAAAATCTTCAACGAGCTCCTCGCCTACATGATGGAGGACTCGCGCAACATCCGCCGCGCCACGGCGCTGATGTTCATCGCGAAGCACCTGGAGCGCATCGGCGACCACGCGCTGAACGTGGCGGAGATGGTCGTCTACATGGTGCGGGGCAAGGACATCCGCCACCCGCGGAGCCGCAACCTCGCCGAGTGA
- a CDS encoding ceramide glucosyltransferase — protein MLLASTVLLLAACLGLFALTVQFALVLRHRREPPPAARTASPRPGISILKPLCGVDDDLEANLARFAALDYAGAYEVVLGVKDARDPAFAVARAAVARWPHVMRLEVQEGEPGRNPKVNQLITLADRARHDVLVISDSNTRVAPGYLEEIAQAFEDPEVGCVTHPVSGIGERTFGSLLDNLHLAASAAAGMIAAKRLAGQDLVVGKSMALRREDVDALGGFFSVKDVLAEDFVIGQWVTRKLGRRVVMARTPVFNVSLRKSVPSFFQRYLRWSVIHRTAVSPGTYLAQALLNPTPLALLGATLAPSSDTAALCLVVALGKVAVDLSTVRALRPQPLSWDAVPAVFAKDALLFVAWGHALFSRTVNWRGTRLRVGRGTRLLPADTAGLAAGPAMSRGARVLAG, from the coding sequence ATGTTGCTCGCCTCCACCGTCCTCCTGCTCGCCGCCTGCCTCGGCCTGTTCGCCCTCACCGTCCAGTTCGCGCTCGTGCTGCGCCACCGCCGCGAGCCGCCCCCCGCCGCGCGCACGGCTTCGCCCCGCCCGGGAATCTCCATCCTCAAGCCGCTGTGCGGCGTGGATGACGACCTGGAGGCCAACCTGGCGCGGTTCGCGGCGCTGGACTACGCGGGCGCGTACGAGGTGGTGCTCGGCGTGAAGGACGCGAGGGACCCGGCCTTCGCCGTGGCTCGCGCGGCCGTGGCCCGCTGGCCGCACGTCATGCGCCTGGAGGTGCAGGAGGGCGAGCCGGGCCGCAACCCGAAGGTGAACCAGCTCATCACCCTGGCGGACCGGGCGCGGCACGACGTGCTGGTCATCAGCGACAGCAACACGCGGGTGGCGCCGGGCTACCTGGAGGAGATTGCCCAGGCCTTCGAGGACCCGGAGGTGGGCTGCGTCACCCACCCGGTGTCGGGCATTGGCGAGCGCACCTTCGGCTCGCTCCTGGACAACCTGCACCTGGCCGCCAGCGCGGCGGCGGGGATGATCGCCGCCAAGCGGCTGGCCGGCCAGGACCTGGTGGTGGGCAAGTCCATGGCGCTGCGCCGCGAGGACGTGGACGCGCTGGGCGGCTTCTTCTCCGTGAAGGACGTGCTGGCGGAGGACTTCGTCATTGGCCAGTGGGTGACGCGGAAGCTGGGCCGCCGGGTGGTGATGGCGCGGACGCCCGTGTTCAACGTGTCGCTGCGAAAGAGCGTCCCGTCCTTCTTCCAGCGCTACCTCCGCTGGAGCGTGATTCACCGGACCGCGGTGTCGCCGGGCACGTACCTGGCCCAGGCCCTGCTGAACCCCACGCCCCTGGCCCTGCTGGGCGCCACGCTGGCCCCCTCCTCCGACACGGCGGCCCTCTGCCTGGTGGTGGCGCTGGGCAAGGTGGCGGTGGACCTGTCCACGGTGCGCGCCCTGCGGCCGCAGCCGCTGTCGTGGGACGCGGTGCCCGCCGTCTTCGCCAAGGACGCCCTGCTCTTCGTGGCCTGGGGCCACGCGCTCTTCTCCCGCACCGTGAACTGGCGCGGCACCCGCCTGCGCGTGGGCCGCGGCACCCGGCTGCTGCCGGCGGACACGGCGGGGCTGGCGGCCGGGCCCGCGATGTCCCGGGGAGCGCGGGTCCTCGCTGGCTGA
- a CDS encoding response regulator encodes MARLATDNSARKVLVVDDDADWREFLRLSLEDLGYETTEASDGQEALEALRRGGRYGVMLLDLNMPGMSGLEVVERLPRGPNPRIVFLTSAAAQDVGSALLSGPHYYLPKGASRDQLSLLLQSLGE; translated from the coding sequence TTGGCGCGACTGGCAACGGACAACAGCGCAAGAAAGGTCCTGGTCGTCGACGACGACGCGGACTGGAGGGAATTCCTCCGGCTCAGCCTGGAGGACCTCGGCTACGAGACGACGGAGGCCTCGGACGGGCAGGAGGCCCTGGAGGCCCTGAGACGCGGTGGCCGCTACGGCGTGATGCTGCTGGACCTCAACATGCCGGGCATGTCCGGGCTGGAGGTCGTGGAGCGGCTGCCTCGCGGCCCCAACCCCCGCATCGTCTTCCTGACCTCCGCGGCGGCGCAGGATGTAGGCAGCGCCCTGCTCTCTGGGCCGCACTACTACCTCCCAAAAGGCGCGAGCCGCGACCAACTGTCGCTCCTCTTGCAATCACTTGGTGAGTGA
- a CDS encoding hemolysin family protein, producing MLVLANGVFAGAELAIISVRRTRLKELIEEGSTSAKAVEALRGNPERFLATVQIGITVIGATAAAFGGASIASRLGGVLSGFGIPEQQADEVALAAVVVFVSYLSLVLGELVPKSLALRAGERYALLIGRPLRGLSWFMRPVVWFLTASSNVVLRLFGDRTNFTEGRLSAEELQQLVEEAAKQGTLDPHAGEIASRAFEMGDVTVGELSVARDAMVALRRHSSPEEIRRVLLEGGHSRMPVYEDTLDNIVGYVIAKDLLGVAWEGNLIILEDVMRPPFFVVETMRAMDALRELQKRRMQLAVVVDERGGVVGLVTVEDLVEELVGDILSESEVPEEYVKREGPDTALVLGTASIRDVNRELSLDLDEDQDYATVAGLCIALSGGAIPEPGTKVTTEGGLVLEVVTSSPRRVDSVRFHMPKREEPAAE from the coding sequence TTGCTGGTCCTGGCCAACGGCGTCTTCGCCGGCGCGGAGCTGGCCATCATCTCTGTCCGCAGGACCCGGCTGAAGGAACTGATTGAGGAAGGCAGCACCTCCGCGAAGGCCGTGGAGGCCCTGCGCGGCAACCCCGAGCGCTTCCTGGCGACGGTGCAGATTGGCATCACCGTCATCGGCGCCACGGCGGCCGCCTTCGGTGGCGCGAGCATCGCCAGCCGCCTGGGCGGCGTGCTCAGCGGCTTCGGAATCCCCGAGCAGCAGGCGGACGAGGTGGCCCTGGCCGCCGTCGTCGTCTTCGTGTCGTACCTGTCGCTGGTGCTGGGCGAGCTGGTGCCCAAGTCGCTCGCGCTGCGCGCCGGCGAGCGCTACGCGCTGCTCATCGGCCGCCCCCTGCGCGGGCTGTCCTGGTTCATGCGGCCGGTGGTGTGGTTCCTCACCGCCAGCTCCAACGTGGTGCTGCGCCTGTTCGGCGACCGGACGAACTTCACCGAGGGCCGCCTGTCCGCCGAGGAGCTCCAGCAGTTGGTGGAGGAGGCGGCGAAGCAGGGCACGCTGGACCCGCACGCCGGTGAGATTGCGTCACGCGCCTTCGAGATGGGCGACGTGACGGTGGGCGAGCTGTCGGTGGCCCGGGACGCGATGGTGGCCCTGCGGCGCCACTCCAGCCCGGAGGAGATTCGCCGCGTGCTGCTGGAGGGTGGCCACTCCCGCATGCCGGTGTACGAGGACACGCTGGACAACATCGTCGGCTACGTCATCGCCAAGGACCTGCTGGGGGTGGCCTGGGAGGGCAACCTCATCATCCTGGAGGACGTGATGCGTCCGCCCTTCTTCGTCGTGGAGACGATGCGGGCCATGGACGCGCTGCGCGAGCTCCAGAAGCGCCGCATGCAGCTCGCCGTCGTGGTGGACGAGCGCGGCGGCGTGGTGGGGCTCGTCACCGTGGAGGACCTCGTCGAGGAGCTGGTGGGTGACATCCTCAGCGAGTCCGAGGTGCCGGAGGAGTACGTGAAGCGCGAGGGGCCGGACACCGCGCTGGTGCTCGGCACCGCGAGCATCCGCGACGTCAACCGGGAGCTGTCCCTGGACCTGGACGAGGACCAGGACTACGCCACGGTGGCGGGCCTGTGCATCGCCCTGTCCGGCGGCGCCATCCCCGAGCCGGGCACCAAGGTGACGACGGAGGGCGGCCTCGTGCTGGAGGTCGTCACGTCCTCGCCCCGCCGCGTGGACTCCGTGCGCTTCCACATGCCGAAGCGCGAGGAGCCCGCGGCGGAGTGA
- a CDS encoding macro domain-containing protein, translating to MPTHFVSGDLLRQTGLHALAHGCNCAGAMGKGIAVEFRARFPEMYEEYKQRCADGRFKLGDVFTWTGAEVTVFNLGTQRTWRTRADLRAIERAVSTMVEHADGLGIGRIGLPRIGAGLGGLPWAPVRDLLLRSGASTRVMLVVFEDYVPGAVVELPR from the coding sequence ATGCCCACGCACTTCGTGAGTGGCGATCTCCTCCGGCAGACCGGCCTGCATGCGCTCGCCCATGGCTGTAACTGTGCAGGGGCGATGGGCAAGGGCATCGCCGTGGAGTTCCGAGCGCGTTTCCCCGAGATGTACGAGGAGTACAAGCAGCGGTGCGCGGACGGCCGCTTCAAGCTGGGGGATGTCTTTACGTGGACCGGGGCGGAGGTGACGGTGTTCAACCTCGGCACACAGCGGACCTGGAGGACACGGGCCGACTTGAGGGCGATCGAGCGTGCGGTCTCCACGATGGTCGAACACGCGGATGGACTGGGCATCGGCAGGATCGGCCTGCCCCGGATCGGCGCCGGGCTCGGTGGGCTACCCTGGGCGCCTGTTCGTGACCTCCTGCTGCGTAGCGGGGCGTCAACGCGCGTGATGCTGGTTGTCTTCGAAGACTATGTACCCGGCGCGGTCGTCGAGTTGCCCCGGTGA
- a CDS encoding fibronectin type III domain-containing protein codes for MNGRLGFVAVMLVGLLGGMGCGGTDEPPPQGPQATVPQAPTNVAAVAGDAQATVTWAPPASDGGSAILEYTVHVFAGDSEVRAVTLPASATQAVIEALTNGTAYTFTVVAENDRGPGSASTRTSPVTPFVVPGAVSNLMAAPGNQEVVLTWEAADGKGMALTGYSVTVQAEEEDPEFQPVTVTVTETQATVGALVNGTAYTFTVVPDNGHAQGPGSSVSATPFTTPGAPTLTAFTYLDRVSLRWTAEDTGGSPITSYLVTVSLDDEVVRTEETTELTLNVTGLLTGETYHFTVVARNEAGWGTVSERITTIPSWRPSRPRNFRCDTADGNINLTWDAPEFENGQPVLEYRIGSYVQGTYTNWYTSERSLVLRGVPREASFRDLEIQAANAVGYGDSAAVQCYFTTLRP; via the coding sequence ATGAATGGAAGACTCGGGTTCGTGGCTGTGATGCTGGTGGGGTTGCTCGGGGGCATGGGCTGTGGCGGCACGGATGAGCCGCCACCGCAGGGCCCGCAGGCGACGGTGCCCCAGGCGCCCACCAACGTGGCGGCGGTGGCGGGGGATGCGCAGGCAACGGTGACGTGGGCGCCGCCCGCGAGCGACGGTGGCAGCGCGATTCTCGAATACACGGTGCACGTCTTCGCGGGGGACAGCGAGGTCCGGGCGGTGACGCTGCCCGCGTCCGCGACCCAGGCTGTCATCGAGGCGCTGACGAACGGCACGGCGTATACGTTCACCGTCGTCGCGGAGAATGACCGCGGCCCCGGGAGCGCCTCCACGCGCACGTCACCCGTCACGCCGTTCGTGGTGCCTGGTGCGGTGAGCAACCTGATGGCGGCGCCTGGGAATCAAGAGGTCGTGCTGACGTGGGAGGCCGCCGACGGCAAGGGGATGGCGCTGACCGGCTACTCCGTCACCGTGCAGGCCGAGGAAGAGGACCCCGAGTTCCAGCCAGTGACTGTCACGGTGACGGAGACGCAAGCCACGGTGGGCGCGCTGGTGAATGGGACGGCGTACACCTTCACCGTCGTCCCGGACAACGGTCATGCCCAGGGACCCGGGAGCTCCGTCTCCGCCACGCCCTTCACGACGCCGGGCGCGCCCACGTTGACGGCATTTACGTACTTGGACCGCGTGTCGTTGCGATGGACCGCCGAAGACACGGGCGGGAGCCCTATCACGAGCTACCTGGTGACGGTGTCCCTGGACGACGAGGTGGTGAGGACCGAGGAGACGACGGAGTTGACCTTGAACGTGACGGGCCTGCTCACCGGGGAGACCTATCACTTCACGGTCGTCGCTCGGAACGAGGCCGGGTGGGGCACTGTCTCGGAGCGCATCACGACCATTCCCTCCTGGCGTCCCTCGCGGCCACGCAACTTCAGGTGCGACACCGCGGACGGGAACATCAACCTCACCTGGGATGCACCGGAGTTCGAAAACGGGCAACCGGTGCTCGAGTACCGCATCGGCTCGTATGTCCAGGGCACCTACACGAATTGGTACACCTCCGAGCGAAGCCTCGTGCTCAGGGGCGTCCCCCGCGAAGCAAGCTTCAGAGACTTGGAAATTCAAGCTGCCAACGCGGTTGGTTACGGCGACAGCGCGGCCGTGCAGTGCTACTTCACCACGCTCCGCCCATAA